The following DNA comes from Actinomycetota bacterium.
ACCTGGTCGACGTCATCGACCTGACGGTCGAGGAGCCGGCATGACCGACCCGACCCCGACCCCCGCCCCCCAGCCCGAGCGCCCAGACGCCGAGCCGGTGGAGGAGACGGCGGCCGGCACGGCTGGGCGCGGGACCGCGGGAGGGCCGGGGGTGGACGGGTCGGAGGGCGACCCGACCGCGTGGCCGCCGGATGAGGTGTTCGACGCGGTGGAGCTGGACGACCGCGGCTGGACCCGGCGCGACCTGGAGGCGATCCTGCTGGTCGCCGACGAGCCGGTGCCGGCGACCGTCCTGGCCGAGATCGTCGGGTCGCGGCTCTCGGAGGTCGAGGAGCTGCTGGTCGGCCTGGCCGGCGAGTACGCGCGCGACGGACGCGGGTTCGTCCTCCGGGCCATCGCCGGCGGCTGGCGCCTCTACACCAGCCCGGGCGCCCGAACCGCCGTCGAGGCCTACCTGCGGGCCGGCCAGCAGAGCCGGCTCACCCGCGCGGCCCTGGAGACCCTCGCCGTGATCGCCTACCGGCAGCCGGTCACCCGCTTCCAGGTCGCGGCCGTCCGCGGCGTCAACGTCGACGGGGTGTTCCGGACCCTGGCCGCCCGCGGCCTCATCCGAGAGGTGGGAACCGACCCCGGCCCCGGCCAGGCCACCCTCTACGGCACCACCCCGGCATTCCTGGAACAGCTCGGCCTCAACGACCTCGACCAGCTCCCACCGATCAAGGACTACCTCCCAGAGGGCGTCGACCTCCTCGACCTGCAGGACCAGCCATGACCCCGGCCGGCCCGTCCCGCCCTTCCGCCGGGGGAGATCGTCCGCGCTCCACCGCCGGGCCGACCCGCGCGTCCGCCCGGGGGGACCGTTCCCGCTCCACGACCGGGAACGACGGCTCGCGGACCGGGAACGACGGCTCGCGCCCATCGCGCCCGGCTACGACGTCCCGCCCTCCCCGCCGTGCGGCCGCTGCCCAGCAGCCGACCGGAGGACGCCCGCGGCCACCGTCCGGCGGCCGCCGCGGACCGGAAGATGGCCGAGGGCGCCCACCGTCCGGAGGCCCACGTCGGAGCGACCCGGAAGGGCGACGCTCCGGCGCATCCACGGCGGGTCGCTCCGGACCACGCCGAGGTGGGCCCGGACCCGTCGCGACAGGTTCCTCCCCCCGCCGCGGGAGCGCGGAGCGCCGGGCCGCCGGTCCCGATCGTCGAGCGAACGCGGGTCGGGCGGAGACGGAGGGCCAGGTGCGTGACCCTAACCGTCGACCGGAGGCGAAGGGACGGACGGCGAGCCGTTCGGGTCGGGGAGCGAGGGACAGCCGCACGGGGAGCCGGTCCTCTCGGGACGCGCGCCGCTCGACCCAAGGCGGTCAGGAGGGCGGGTCTCGGCCGGTCGCCTCGGCCCGGCGGTCATCGACGGGGCCGACCCGGCCCTCGAAGGGCGCGCCGCCCACCGGGACTCGTGCCGCCCGGGCCGACCGGGTGACCTCGGGCACGGCGTCACCCGGCGGTGACGGGGGCGAGCCGGTACGGCTCAACAAGGCGTTGAGCGGGGCTGGGCTCGGGTCCAGGCGGGCGGTCGAGGAGCTGGTCCGGGCGGGGAGGGTGTCGGTCGGGGGCACGGTCGTGCACGACCTGGGACGGCGAGTCGATCCCGTCAACGACCGTGTCGAGGTGGACGGGTCACGGGTGGTCCTGGACGAGCGGCGGCGCTACTGGCTGCTGAACAAGCCCGCCGGGGTGGTGAGCACGGCGGCGGACCCGGAGGGTCGACCGACGGTCGTCGGGATGGTCCCCGAGCAGCCGCGGGTCTTCCCGGTGGGCCGCCTGGACCGTGACACCGAAGGGCTGCTGCTGCTCACCAACGACGGGCCGCTGGCCTACCGGCTCACCCACGCCAGGTACGGGATCGAGAAGCGCTACCTGGCCGAGGTCGAACGCCTGCCGGCCGACGCCCCAGGCCGCCTGCGGAGGGGGATCGAGCTCGAGGACGGCTTCGCCAAGCCGGTCCGGGTCAGGGTGGTCGCCGGCTCCGGTCGCCGGCGCATGGTCGAGGTCGTCCTGGTCGAGGGCCGCAACCGGGAGGTGCGACGGCTGCTGGACGCCGTGGGCGCCCCGGTCCGCCGGCTCGTCCGCACCGCGGTCGGGCCGATCCGCCTGACCGGCCTGGCGCCCGGGGAGTTCCGGCCCTTGCGGCCGGAGGAGATCAGAAGGCTCTACAAGGCAGCAGGACTATGAAGCAACCTATCGGTCTATCCACATGTCACTTTGTCGCTTTGTCGACGAAGCGATGGCACGCGGGGGCGGCCGGTGAATGAAGGCCGGCCGGTGGGCGAGGGCCGGCCGGGGAGTGAGGGCCGGTCGGCGGGCGAAGATCGGCTGGTGAACGAGGAGCGGCTGGTGGCGTTGCGCGGTGCGACCACGGTCGACGCCGACACCGCCGACGCCGTCATGGGCCGGACCGGCGAGCTGCTCTCCGCCCTGCTGCAGCGCAACGGCGTCGAGCACGACCAGCTGGTGTCGATCATCTTCACCTCGACCCGGGACCTGCGCAGCGCGTTCCCCGCCCTGGCGGCCCGGGAGCTCGGGCTGGGCGACGTGCCGCTGCTCTGCGCCGGCGAGCTCGACGTGATCGGCGGCAACCCGAACACCATCCGGGTGCTGATCCACTGCTATTCGACCCTGCCGAGGCCCAGCCTGCGCCACGTCTACCTGCACGGCGCCAGGCACCTGCGCGACGACCTTCCGGAGTGAACCCGATGACAGCGACCGTCCAGAGGCCATCGACCACGCCAGGAGCCGTTCGGTGACCCCGGCAGCCGAATGGCCACGGCGGCTTGCCATCGTCGGCACCGGGCTGCTCGGGGCCTCGGTCGGGCTGGCCGCCCGGGCCGCCGGGGTGGCCGAGGTGGTGGGAGCCGACAACGACCGGCGGGAGCTGCGCGACGCCCTGGCACGGGAGGCGATCACCAGCCGGGCCCGCTCCGTCGAGGAGGCCGCCGAGGGCGCCGACCTGATCGTGGCCGCGACCCCGGTCCGCTCGCTGGCCGGCGTGCTCGCCCGCGCCCACGCGGCGAACCCGGAGGCGGTGCTCACCGACGTCGGCAGTACCAAGTTGCACCTTCTAGCTGAGCTTCAACGTTCCTCCACCAATCTGCGGCGGGTCATCCCCGGCCACCCCATGGCCGGGTCCGAGGA
Coding sequences within:
- a CDS encoding pseudouridine synthase translates to MTSGTASPGGDGGEPVRLNKALSGAGLGSRRAVEELVRAGRVSVGGTVVHDLGRRVDPVNDRVEVDGSRVVLDERRRYWLLNKPAGVVSTAADPEGRPTVVGMVPEQPRVFPVGRLDRDTEGLLLLTNDGPLAYRLTHARYGIEKRYLAEVERLPADAPGRLRRGIELEDGFAKPVRVRVVAGSGRRRMVEVVLVEGRNREVRRLLDAVGAPVRRLVRTAVGPIRLTGLAPGEFRPLRPEEIRRLYKAAGL
- the aroH gene encoding chorismate mutase; this encodes MNEERLVALRGATTVDADTADAVMGRTGELLSALLQRNGVEHDQLVSIIFTSTRDLRSAFPALAARELGLGDVPLLCAGELDVIGGNPNTIRVLIHCYSTLPRPSLRHVYLHGARHLRDDLPE
- the scpB gene encoding SMC-Scp complex subunit ScpB yields the protein MTDPTPTPAPQPERPDAEPVEETAAGTAGRGTAGGPGVDGSEGDPTAWPPDEVFDAVELDDRGWTRRDLEAILLVADEPVPATVLAEIVGSRLSEVEELLVGLAGEYARDGRGFVLRAIAGGWRLYTSPGARTAVEAYLRAGQQSRLTRAALETLAVIAYRQPVTRFQVAAVRGVNVDGVFRTLAARGLIREVGTDPGPGQATLYGTTPAFLEQLGLNDLDQLPPIKDYLPEGVDLLDLQDQP